The Candidatus Methylacidiphilales bacterium genome includes the window CAGGAGTTTTCCTCTTCCACACCCGCTCCACCTCCGTCCGTGCCACCTTGCTGCTGGCCGGATTTTACGTGGGTCGAGGCCGTGCCCTCGGTCGCAAAGAAGAAACCACCCTGGCCGCCACCCGCCCGGGCATGTTGACCCAACCGCTCGGCTTGGACTGGTTGGGCACACTCGAACGATCCTCCCAAGGACAACCCCTTCTGTCGCCGCCCTATCATCGACAACCCATCGATGCCCGCTATCTTTCACGTCTGCGCCAGCACCCGCAGTTCCACCCATGATCAGCGTTGTTCTCCCCGCCTACAACGAAGCGGACCAGCTTCCTCAGACCCTCGGAAGCATCCACCAGGCCTTCCAAGCCCTGGCCCAACCCGTGCCCTATGAAATCGTCGTTTGCGACAACAACTCGACCGACGATACCCGCCAGGTGGCCGAGGCCCATGGTGCCCGGGTTGTCTTCGAACCACACAACCAGATCGCCCGTGCCCGCAACACCGGGGCACGACTGTCCACGGGCGAGTGGCTCATCTTCCTCGATGCCGACACCCGCCTGCCCGCATCCCTGCTGGCGGAAATGTGGGACGGAATTGCCGAAGGACGTTTCCATGGAGGCGGTGCGCCGGTGCGTTTCGACACCGCCCGGCTCCGCCCAGGACCGGCCCTGGTGCTGGCACTCTGGAACACCGTTTCCCGGCTGGCCAAACTGGCCGCGGGTTCCTTCATCTTCTGCCGGCGGGCCGATTGGGAACTCATCGGGGGATTCGACGAAACCTTTTATGCCGGGGAAGAGCTCCAATTCAGCGCCAAAATGAAGAAACACCTGGCCCAAAACCAGAGGAAGTTCGCCATTCTCTCCACTTCCGTGCCGACCTCGGCACGGAAGATCGAATGGAACAGCGACTGGCAACTGCTCCGGCTGATCCCTCTGGCCTTCCAGCCCTCGGCTTGGAAAAAGCGGGAATCCTGCGGCTTTTGGTATCAACGTCCCCCGGTGGAATAAGTCCACCCGGGAATCAGTCCGCCAGGTTACCCGCCCGGCTTCTGCTGTAGCGACACCAAAAAGCAAGACCCAGGAAGGCGGCCTCCAACAATACAAACCCTGCGACCATGGGGAACCCACCGGTGCCGAATCCGTAGCTGTGCAACCCCTTGCCCAGAATGAAGTTCACCCCGTACCAAGCCATGACGACCGATTGGAAGGCCAGAATGCTGCCGACGGCCAGACCGAATCCGCCCCACCATCCGGCGATGCGCCCGTGGAGGATGGCCAGGTAGCACAGGAAAGCGATCAGCGCCCAGGTTTCCTTGGGGTCCCAACCCCAGAACCGCCCCCAGGAGTAGTTCGCCCAGACCCCGCCCAGGATCGTGCCTGTGCCGATGAGGAAAACCCCGATCTGGAGACAACGGTAGATGTACTGGTGCAGTTGCGGTTCGACCTTCCGGCCCAGGATCAACTTGCCGAGGGCGATGTGCGAGACCCCGAGGGCCAGGGCCAGCGGGGCGTAGCTGCTGACAATGGTCAAGACATGCACCACCAGCCAGAAGTTGTGGCGCAGAACTGGAACCAGGGGTTGGATCGATCCGTCAAGAATGGTCGGCTGGGTGTCGGCCAGGATAAGGGAGAGCACCGCCACTGGAAGGGCCCCTAGGAGGAAGTATCGTCCGCGATAAATCAACTCAAAGACGAGCGCAGTGACCACCACAATGTAAGCCACCCAGATGACCGTTTCGTACATATTGGTCACCGGTGGGCGTCCCGAGACCAGCACCCGCAACACCAAGCCGGAGGTTTGCAGCAACATACCCAGTCCGGCCAGAAGCCAGCCCGCGCCATAGCCCAAGTGCCGCCCCCAAGAGGGAGTGGCGACCAGCACCACGAAAGCCAACACATAGACGATCCAGGCCCAGGTCACCGGACGCCCCTTCTTGTACAGCCATTCCAGATGGATGATCCCCGCAGTTGGATAGTGCTCCGGTGATAGGCCGGCCACCCGTGCCTCGAAATCCCGCACCGAAGATTCCCACTGGACCGCATCCGTTCCGTCATAGGCCCGGACCAGGGCCTGGAAGGACTCCATCAGGGGACGGAGGGTTTCCAACGGGTAATGATCCCCGGCATTTTCCAGGGTGGCCCAGGTGCCCTCGCGCTTCTTGGGGTCAGGTATCCAACGGAATGCCGATCCCGAGAGGATTTCCTCCATCAGGTTGATCCGACCCGCCACTTGGTTGGCCGCCTGTTGGTCGCGGGTTAGGGTGGCCTGGGCATTCTTTCTCCGGACAGCCGCCGCCTCCGCGGCCATGCTCGCCAATAATTTATTGGAGGTGAGCTCTTCGAAGGAAAAGTGGCGGCGGTCCAGGTCGTTGCCGGTATAGCCCAATGCCTTCTTCAGCGGGATGTAATCCATCAGGATGACGGGCCGCGATGTCCACCGTTCCGGATGGAGCCAGGCGTCGACCACCACCTGCATGGCCGTCCAACGCCCCCCCTCACCCGCCGGGTCCTCCCAGTGTGTGGACCCGGAAATCGCCCGCCATTGGTCGACGGCGTAGGCAAAAAGCGGCTTTTTCCGCCCTCCGTGCTGGATGGGCATTTCTTCCAGAACGCGCAGTGGCAGTGAGGACGGTAGGGACGGTCGCGCGGAATCCGCCGCAGGGGCGGAAAGGGCCAGGCAGAGCAGGAGGCCGATCGGGGAGAGGATGTTTGTTTTCATGGGGAGGTGGTGGATTCCGGAGCGGAAGCGTTTGTCGGGGGAGTTCGGGGATTTCGTGGCTTGAGATAGAACATGGCAAAAATGCCACCGCAAATCAGGAGCGATCCGATCCACTTCAGCGACCATCCGGGATCATGCAAAACTTGGAGGGTGGTGGTGTCGAGCTGGTCCGGATCCCAGCCGGCCTGGGAAAACTTGTGGTTCCATCCGGTCAAGGCCCCCCACCACCCCGGGGGATAACTGGCCGGGGTGTTCATCTCCACCCGCGCCCTCACCGGTTGCGGCGAGGCCAGCCCATCAAAGCGGACATCGCTGATGAAATTCGACGGTGTATCGGTTCCCTCATCGCGAGGCACGGTGAAGTCTTCAAGGGAAACCGTGAAGTCCAGCCGGCGTGTTTTCAACCCGAATCCGACCCGCACGGCTTGGTCTCCATTCTCCAGCACCTTGGAAGTGCCGGAAGGAATCCAAACCGCCGTTCCTTTGCTCCCATTCGCATGGACCAGGGCGGCCTCGATCCCGGGAACGCCCTTGGCCGTGCCCATGCCGGACGCCGGCACGGGTTCGGCCACCGTGCGGATGCGGGCATGCGGATGGAAGGTCTTGAGGGTGGCCTTCCAGTCGGCCCAACCGGTGAAAAAGGAATCTCCCGGACGCACCCGGCCCTGGCCGGTCAATTTGCTTCCACGCAGGATCTGGTAAGCCACCATACCTCCCTCCACCGGGGCCATGCGCATGACCGGTGATCCGCCGCGGTCTTCCTCCCATTTGCCCGTCAAGGTCACCAGCATCGCCGGATTGTCGGGCCGGTCCCCGTCAGACACCGGCTTGCCATCGACCATGCGCAGATTGGCCCAGTATTGTGCAAGGTGGATGCGGAATCCGGATTCCGGGTCGTTGAAAGGACGGTCCAGTATCTCGCCCAACGGCTTGGTTTCGCTCCTCCCCCCGGGGTGGACGATCAGGACCCGCCCTTCGCCAGTTGCTCCCACCTCGAGGCGGAATTGGAACCCGGTGGCCTTGCCCAGGGTGTTGTGCCAGACCGGTTGGTCAGGCATGCGTGCGAAAACCATGTGGGTTTCGCGGAATTCTTTCGCCGCCTTGGCCGCCGGGCGGGCCACGGCGGGAAGTTTCTCCACCCATTCGATGCGGGCACGGCCGAAAAGATCGTAGCTGCGCGTCTCCACCGGAGCGAGCGCCAACGGGATGTGCAGGGTCTGGTTCATCATGGCGGTGGCCATCTCCAGTTCAATCCCCGCCGGTCCCGTTCCAGATGGGTCGGCCTCGACCACCGCCCGCACGGAAAGGTTTTCGGAGTAGTCCCGCACCTCCACTGCCAGGTCGGAATCGGGCACGGGCATGGTGCGCGGACGATCCGGGCGCGGTACCCGCACTACCACCGGCAGGGGAGCCTCGTACATCAGTCCCGAACCCGGACTCTCCACCAGGAACACCGTCTCGTCGACCACGAGCATGCCGGTCGGTTCCCCTCCTTTTTTCAAGGTTGTCGTGCCTTCATAACCAAAATGGCGCCCGATGACCGCACCTGCCAGCATGAGGATGATCCCGGCATGGGTGACCACAAATCCCGTGTGCTTGGCCTGCCAGGGCCAGCGGGTCAGGGCCGCACAGGCCAGGTTGACCACCAGCAGGGCCAGCCATAGCGAGAACCAGGGGTTGTCGTAGATGTAATACTTCGCCACCTTGATGTTGAACTTCGACTCGGCAAAGGTGGCGGCGGCGCAGGCCAACGCCACCGTGAGCAACAGGAAGACTGCAAGCTTGAGCGAACCGAGGGCGTGGATGGCACGCCAGAATTCCGAGCGTTGCTGGCGCTCGCGCACCAAGTGGCGGTGTGCGGTCTCGTTCATGAGGATGCCCTTTCCCGTGTTTCGTCCCAAAGCCTGGGCCCGCAGACCACCAGCATGGCCAGGAACATCCCCGCCGTCATGGCAGAGAACGAGGCCAGCAGTTGCCATTGTGGACGGCCCGGGAACCAACCCATGACCGCCCAGGCCCCCCCTTGCATGCCCAACCACATGAAGGCCAGGCAAACCAACCAGAGCCAGTCCCAATGACGTGGTTTGGAACGGTGTCGCGCATCCCACCAGAATCCCGGCAAGGCCCCCGCCACCATGCCCAGATGCATCCAGCCAGGGGTACCTTTGAGAACCTCGACAAAATGCCCCGGGCTGCAGCCGCACAAGCACAGACCATCGCGGACCGCCGGCCCCCAACCCGCATCCCCCCACCATCCCGCGAGCATGCCCGCGTTGCCCGCAACGACCATGATGACAAAGGCCGTCCGAAAGGGATGGTTCAGCCAGTGCTGGCGTTGGCTCCAAAGAAGCAACCCGGCCAGCAGGAATCCTCCCAGCAGAGCAGTGGCCCAAAGACCCGTGTATCCACCCAAATAAACCAGTGCCGCCCCTTGGATCGACAAAGCCCCCGCCGCAAACATGGCCGCCAGACGTTGCCGCCGGAAATTCTCCCCCCCGATGCGTTTGTCTTGTCGCACCGGTTTTTCGCCAGACTCCGTATCCTCCAAGCCCAAGAGGGCACGGCTCGAAACGGTCAGGCTGGAAGCCAACATCAGCACCGCCGCAGCCACGGGATGAAGCCAGCCGGCCATGGCCAGACCAATGCCCAAGAAATTGTAGACGGCGGCGATGGCCAAGTTTTGGCGGATTCTCCGGACCACCCGTCGGGACATCCGGATCGCCTCCGCCAAACGTCCCAGATCGTTGCCGAACATCTCGGCATCAGCCGTTTCACGACCCAGAGCGGATCCCGAGACCAGGGCCACGCTGGCTTGGGCCGCAGCCATGGCCGGCGCATCATTCACCCCATCGCCCACCAGGAGCACTTTGTGTCCTTGCTCCTGCCATTCGCGCACCAACGAGGCTTTATCTTCCGCACTCAATCCGGCATGGACTGCGGTAAGACCGAGGGCCTCTGCAGCACCGGGCCGGTCCCCCGTCATGACAGCCACCCCGACCCCGAGTGCACGCAGGTCGGCCAACACCCCGGGCGCGGATGCCCGCAGATTCTCCCGCAACAAGGCCAAGCCAGCCAGCACGCCATTGCGTCGGATGACCACCCAGCGACACGCCTGAAGTCCGGGGGAAGATAGCGCTTCTTTCCATTCATCCACCAACCTGGAATCCCCGGGTTGCAGAAGGGTCTCATTGCCCAGTTCCACTTCCTGGATGCCTTGCGGCGTCACCACCCGAGCAGCGACTCCACAAGCGGGCATGACCCGTACCCCGCCCTCGACGACGACCCCCTTGGATTTCGGCCAGACGCGGAAGGCCCGGGCAACCGGATGGTCCATATGGTCCTGGATTGCCGCCACTTCCGCCTCCAGCAGTCGCCGGTCGGTCCCCGGTGCCGACACCCAATCGACCACTTGCAAATGTTCCTCGCTGAGCGTCCCGGTTTTGTCGAAAACCACCCGGTCAATTCCAGCCAGTCGCTCCACGAAGTCGCCGCGGCGAGGCACCAAACCCTGGCGGGCCAGGCGGTTGGCCGCCCCCCAAAGGGCGATGGGTGTGGCCAAACCCAGGGCACAGGGACAGGCCACCACCAACACCGCCAGACCCCGGAAAAGGCCGGTGGTCCAATCCAGTTGCCAGGCCCAGAACCCCCCGGTCAACAAGGCCAGCACAAGGACCACCGGCAGGAACCAGGCCACCACACGGTCTGCCTCACGTTGCAATGGAGAAACGAGGGACAATGTGGCCTCGACCGAACCCAGAAGACGGTCGATCTCGCGGTTGTGACCATCGTGTTGGGCACGGACGATCAGGGCGGCGTCGATCACTTGGCCGCCCGCCCGGACGAGGTCGCCCGCACGCCTGACCATGGGAAAAGGTTCCCCGTTCAGGGGGGTTTCGCTGACCCATGCCGTTCCCTCCTCGACCTGACCGTCCACCGGCACCCCCGAACCGGCCCGAACGCGGACCCGGTCGCCCCGGGAGATCGCGGCCACCGGGACGGTCTCCTCCCCGTCCCGGTCATCCAAGCGCACACAGGTGTCAAAGTCGCGTCTCAGCCCCGAGGCCGCAGCCAGGACATGGCGGCGTTGGCGTTCACCCACCAGGCGCCCCAGGCTGTAAATGGCCAGGAGGACCGATACGACTTCGTAGTAAACACTGCCCGTGCGCGTCAGGGAGCTGACCACCGAGGCCCCGAAGGCGGCCAGCACTCCGGCCAGGAAAAATTGTTCGATGGCGGCCCGTCCCCGCCGCGCCTGCGACCAGGCCGTGCGGGCCATGGGGAGGCCGACCAGGAGAAAAACCGCCAATGCCGCCAACGCCAACAAGCCGTGAAGGATGAGATAACTCGCGCTTTCCGGGCGGTCGAGGTTGACCGCCAGACTGAACACCATCGATTGCCCGGCGATCAAAGCTGCCAGACCGAGGCGTAGCCAGTGGCGGGCCTGTTCCTTGCGGTCCTCTACGCAATGCCCCTGCATGGGAGAGACCGGAGTGCCGCAACAAGAGGACATGGCCTGCCAAATTAGCCGAGTACACCCACAACTCAAGTGCATCCGGGGTATTAGAATTACGCCGTCGCCTCCTGCCCAACTACTGGCCCCGGCCAAGTTGCAGTTGCTATCGCCCCCCTCTCACGGTAACCCTGTTCGATGCCAGAACCTGTGCGCATCCATCAAGGCAAGGTGCGTGACGTCTATCGCTGGGAGGATCGCATCCTCCTCGTGGCCAGCGACCGGATTTCGGCCTTCGACGTCATCCTCCCCACGACCATTCCCGGCAAGGGGGCCATCCTGACCCAATTGTCGCGGTTCTGGTTCGACCGCTTCCAGAACCGAGTTCCGCACCATGTCATCGGCTACGAACTTCCCGAGGAAATCATGCCGAACGCCTGGCATCACCGGCTCACCGTCTGCAGGCAGGCCAAGACCGTTCCGATGGAATGTGTGGTCCGCGGCTATCTTTCCGGATCGGGCTGGAAGGACTACCAACAGAGCGGACGTATCCAAGGCCTGACCCTGCCCGCGGGTCTGGTCGAATCCGAACGGCTGCCCGAACCCCTCTTCACCCCGACGACCAAGGCCGCCGCCGGTCACGACCAACCCCTGACCGAAACCGAAGCCAGGAATCTCGTCGGTGACGAACTTTATCATACCCTCCGTGATCGTTCATTGGCCCTTTACCAAGACGCCCACGCTTATGCCATCGAGCGGGGCATCATCATCGCCGACACGAAGTTTGAATTCGGCCACACCCCGGAGGGTGAGCTTCTGCTGATCGATGAGTGCCTGACCCCGGACAGCAGCCGCTTCTGGCCCTTGCTCAACTACCAACCCGGTCGCTCCCAACCGAGCTTTGACAAGCAATTCGTCCGCGACTACCTCCTCACCCTCAAGGACTGGAACCAGCAACCGCCGGGCCCGGATTTGCCGCGTGAAATCGTCTCCGGTACCCAGGCCAAATACCGTGAGGCCTTTGCCATCCTGACCGGCCGGCCGCTCGACTTTTCCGCCAACGGCTGAATCGGGGGACGGTTGCCGCAACATGACCGACCGCAATGACCTGGAGGCCTGCCTGGCTTGGCTGGCGATGGAGCGGGGCCACGCACCCAACACCCAGATCATGCACCGGATCGTCTTGGAACGTTTCCATCAATGGATGGATCGCCAACACCCGGGCACCGGTTGGGAGAGTCTCGGAACCGCTCACCTTCAGGACTATCTGGCCGAGCAGAAAAAAAGACGCCACGCCTCACCCGCCACACAAAAGATCGAGGTGGTGGCTTTGAGGAATTTTCTCCGGCACCTCCACCGGGAGAAAAAAATCCCGCGCGACCTTTCCTCCCTCCTCGAGCTGCCCAAAGTCCCGGCCAAGCTGCCGGAGACCCTGGACGAGACCGAAATCGACACCCTCCTGAAAGTGGAATGGCCCGCCGGGCCGCTCGGCCTGCGCAACCGGGCGGTATTGGAGACCTTTTATGCCAGCGGCATGCGGGTGGGTGAACTGGTCATCCTCCGGCTTGAATGGCTGGATTTGGATGAAGGAACGGCCCGGGTCGTCGGCAAGGGCAACAAGGAACGGCTGGTCCTGCTGGGCAGCCGGGCCATCGAGGTTCTCCGCGCCTACCTCAAGGACGGTCGTCCGGCCTTGGTGGCCTCGCGCACAGGAGGGGAGGTCTTCCTCGGGCGCCACGGGCGGAAGTTGACCCCGGCCCGGATCTGGGGGATCGTCAAGGAAGCCATGCGACGGGCCGACATCCGCAAGAACATCTATCCGCACCTCCTGCGCCACTCCTTCGCCACCCATCTCCTGACCCACGGTGCGGATCTGCGCATCATCCAGGAACTGCTCGGCCACGCCCAACTGGCCACCACCGAAATCTACACCCACGTCGACCAGGCCCGTCTGCGATCGGTCCACCGCACCTTCCATCCCCGCTCGCGCCATGAAAACTGACCCACCCAATCTGGATCCCTTGCAGGAGGCCCTGGGCTACCGCTTCCAGGATGCCTCCCTGCTTCGCATGGCCTTGACCCATCCATCGGTCCGGCACGAGGCTCCACGCCGGGGCATGGACAACCAGAGGTTGGAATTTCTCGGCGACGCCGTGCTGCAATTGGCGCTTTCCGAAATGTTGTATAAGAAATTCCCCCGCTGGGACGAAGGCCGGCTCACCCGGCTGCGGGCTCGCCTGGTCAATCGCACGGCCTTGGAAACGGTGGCCAAAAGGTACGACCTCGGGAACCACCTCATCCTCGGCCGGGGGGAATTGAAAAACCAAGGTCGCTCCAGAAGTTCGAATCTGGCTGACGCTTTCGAAGCCGTGCTCGGGGCCATCTTCCTCGATGGTGGGTACAGCCTGGCCTTGGCCTGGATCGAGGCCTCTTTATCGGCTTGGATCGAGGCCGAAGCCCGGGCTCCGGACGATTTCAATGCCAAAGGCGCCCTGCAGGAATGGCTCCAGGCTTCGGGCAAGACAACCCCGGAATACCAATTGCTGGAAGAATCCGGTCCGGACCATGAGAAACAATATGTCGTTTCCTGCCGCTCCGAAGGATTGGAAATCGGCCGAGGAACGGGCACGAGCAAAAAAGCGGCCGAAGCTTCTTCCGCCGCCAACGCCCTGGAAAACCTTAAGGGCCTCCCAATGCCCTGATCAGAAGAGGCGTTTGATGCCCAGGCTGAACAGATGTTGTTCGAACATGCCGAAATCAGTCTGGCCGGCCCCGTTCATATCGAGGTCGAAATCGTCGGTGATGAGCCATTTGTACTCCGCGAACACGGCCCAGTCAGGATGGAAAAGGTACTCGGCACCTCCAACCATTTGGTAAGCCAGATTCGCCTCGTCCTGATCTCCATTGATCGCTGAACCGGATGTATGGGTCAGAGCTATCCCGACTCCGGGACCAGCGTAAAAGCCGGCCTTGCCCACCTTTGCCTTCAGGAAGGCATTGAACATGAAGTAACCGGCATCGATGGAAAAATCACGAGCGACCCCACCAATCGTGGCCTCGGATTCGTTGCGCAAGTAGAACACCTCGGCCTCGAGAGCGCCAGCCAGGCGGAGTCCGATACCGCCGGTCTCGGTCTGGAATTGCTCGATGGGCTCGTTGTCGAAAGGATACACGTAACCCAATTTGAGACCGCCAACCGGAGCGATATCGCCGGAGAGAGAAAGTCCCGGGGCATTCACATCGTTATCTTGGGCAATATTCGCTCCCAAACTGGCTCCGATGTAATAGCCGGAGCGGTCGCGCAGCGGGGCATCCACATTGAAACGGGGCTTTTGCGCTGCCTCTGCTTCTTCCGCTGCAGCAGAAGAAACCTTGAGGCGACTTCCATTCGGTTCGGTCTTCGGTTCCGAAGTTGACGTCGTCGGAGTGGGCGCGGTATCGGCATGCCAGGGACGCGGGGCAGGTGGAGGGGCCACCTGTTGGGCTTCCAAGGAAACCACCATGCCCAAAATCAGACCAGCCGCGATGAATGGAACTTTACGGAAGTTCATAAGAGTCCACCTTTTACGAATTTAGGCGTAAAAAGTCAACCTTTATACAGATAAACCTTTAATAACGAATTTCCTGCGGATCGCGTCGCATTCCCACTCCGTATCGCATGCAGAGCCACCCCCCCAGCATTCCCCCGAGATGGGCGGAGTGGGCGATGAAGCCCGCAGCAGGTACAAACAAAAAGGCTGTGCTTAACAAGGCAAACCCCAACAGGAACCAGCCGGCCCGGAGGCGGAAGGGCAAAAACATCAAGCCCATGCGTGCCTGGGGGAAAAGCAGGGCAAAAGCGGTCACCACGCCCAGGACTGCGGCACTGGCCCCGACCATGCCCGGGTGGCCGCCTTCCGGCACTCCGCACCATTCCTGCCGGATGAATGTTTCCAGGACAAAACCGGCAGCACCGCCCAGTCCGCCGCTGAGGTAGAGCGCCCAAAAGCGTCCCCGGCCCAGCACCCCCTCCACCGCCCGCCCGAAAGGTGCCAGCGTGGTCATGTTGCACACAATGTGGAAGACCCCCACGCCTTCGAAAGGGGCGTGAATCCACATGTAGGTGAAGCAGGACCACCAACGTCCGGCCATCAGGCTTTCCCAATCCAAGGGCAGGTACAGGTGGGGCCAATCGGGAAGTTCCCACCATCTACAGGCCAGTGAACCAGCGGCCAGGAGGATGTTGATCCAAATGACTACCCGAAAGACCGGCCAAGCCGGGGAAGAACCTGCCATGGAGTCACTTCACCGGGGACAACTTGCGACCGCGCCTGCGACCCAGACGGAAGACGTTGTTCCAGGTCTTTTTGAAGGCATCCTTCGGCGTCATGTAGTTTTGTTGCAAGGCCGGACCGCGCTTGATCGCCTCCAACACCGGACGCAAGGCCAGCTCCTCGCTCTCCACCATGCTGTAAGCCACACCCAGGGCCTCCACATGGTGGGCATCACTGCCCGCCGTCATGGGCAACCCGCGACGTTGGGCATATTCGAAGGCGTAACGGTTGTAACGGCGCAGGGTCGTTGCGGCATTGAACACTTCCAGGGCATCGATCGGTAGAGCGTCCAAGACGGGCTCGCGGATGCCGGCACGGAAGAGGTCGTAGGGATGGGGCGGGATGGCCAACCCGCCCGCCTGGTGGATCAGGGCCACGGCTTCGGCGGCACTGATGCCTTTGAGATCGGGCAGATGGACACCGAGTGCCAGAAGATGGCCGGCGGAGGTGGTGATTTCCTGGCCCGGAATGATCAGCAATCCATCCACGGCCTGCCCATCTTCGCGCATGTGCCCATGCTGCAGGAAGTAGTCGACGCAAGCACAGGTGTTGTGGTCGGTGATGGCAAAACCATGGAGTCCCAACCGCCTGGCCTGGATGACCATGTCCTCGGGATCCGAGACGCCGTCGGCGGAAAACCGCGAATGGGTATGGAGGTCGATGTTGAAGGTCACCGGCCCCATTTAACCGCGAAGCGGCGAATTGCGCCAAGGAATAAATCCGGGGAAAGAACGTTCCGGACTACAAACCCGAACCGGGCTCGGCCTTGCGGATTTCAATGT containing:
- a CDS encoding PHP domain-containing protein; this encodes MTFNIDLHTHSRFSADGVSDPEDMVIQARRLGLHGFAITDHNTCACVDYFLQHGHMREDGQAVDGLLIIPGQEITTSAGHLLALGVHLPDLKGISAAEAVALIHQAGGLAIPPHPYDLFRAGIREPVLDALPIDALEVFNAATTLRRYNRYAFEYAQRRGLPMTAGSDAHHVEALGVAYSMVESEELALRPVLEAIKRGPALQQNYMTPKDAFKKTWNNVFRLGRRRGRKLSPVK